CATGTTCTCTTATTTAGATCTCTTGAAAAAACAACGAGGTCGATAGGGCAAAGTTGGTGGAATGCATTAAGTTGGCGTGGGCAGCAATAACAATTGATCAGATTAACGTGCCAATTGATCCCCTGCCCCGACGACTGCTCACTACAACTCCTCACTACAACTGGAAACACGAGTAATTAACAACAGTTCGCTATTTTCCGATGCTTCTAGGACGTCACAGTGTTTTTTATTTGAGTCGGTCAAAGGGGCAATAAGATTCCCAGCAGAAATAGGCTATAAAATAGAGTGTAATAAACAACGCCAAGTTCAGCAGGACAAGGCACCTGAGCAAGGTCCTTGTGCTGGTGCAGGCTCAAAGCAAAACCCCCATGCTTGGCCACGGAAAAAAATTACCGGATCTACGCCACGAACTGACAATTCTAGGCTGTTGGAAAGAATCTTTAATAGCGGCAAAATTTTACCATTTAAACTTACAGGCGATCACCCACACCGGCCTGATCAATGCTTTAATATTATGGCGGAGACACCATGGCGCTAAAGCTACAGGGATATTCAGGCGGGACCATCCGCTATTCAAGCCAGAATTTAGTGGACGGTGTTCTGTAAACCAGCACGGGTCAGCTGTTGTGGCTTTCCTAAGCATCGCGAGAAGGCATGGCAGTTGACAATCCCAAGATGGACGTACAGCCGATGCGTTCGCATTGTCACTCCATTTCTATATGCTACGAACTCATCGGAATTGAATATTCATTGTTCAAGAATTGACAGTACGTCGTGGTTGCATAAATAGATACATAGAAAGCCTTCCCAGTAAAAGTGAAGAGTAATAAGGAATCACTTGCAATCATCAAACTCCACTAAATCCGTGACATCCTTTAGCCATGTCCATTCTACCATTTCTATCGACCGGCAGGGATTCCATTTCCAGCTTTGAGGGTATCATTCGAGTCAAGTGAGCATTGTCGGTCTCTGACAAACTTGGGCCACGTGTTGGTTAGCACAAGGTACTTGATGTGGCCCTCCGAGTCGTCAAAGATGGTCGCGTCAAAGCCTTCGGGGATGTCGCCCCAGAAGAGAGCCTTGTCGCTCTAGCTTCCAGAGTCGTTGGCGGATTCTGTAGACATTATAACAGTCTCGGAACCGTTTAATGAAGCGCCAGAAGACTTGGCTTTGTTCGCTGTTGTGGTCATCTGGAATGTCTCAAATGGCAGAGCTGGGTCGACGGTGCCCTTGTCGCCGAAAAGGGTACGAGCAGAGTTCTCAAACACTGTCTCGAGCTTGCACTGCTGTTGGAAGGAGATGTTGATCTGGAACTCGGCGTCGCGCGGGCTGATGAAGTTGGTGTAAATGCGTAGAGCACTGTTGAAGCGTTCACGGACGAGTTCTTGGACAGCAGGCCCTTTGATGTTCTCGGGGTCGCGGACCGAGGGCGGTAGTGAAGACTTCCACTCGGTGACAGCTCTCAAGAAGGCAATGTTCTCGCCAGAAAAGTCGCGAAGGGCAGAGAATTGCTGAAGAGGTTCGGGGTTTCGCTCAAGGACATACTCGAGAGCCTCCATGGTGAGAATACTCTCACCTGAAGTACTGCTCTTGCCTGAGCCGCCCTTGGACCAAGAGGTGAGAGCTGAAGCAGCGACGGTCGTGGATCCTGTGGCAACAGATTGGGCACCATGAGTGACAGCCTTTTGTTAAGCTGCCACTGGGCAATGGAGTCAAGAGTCTCTTGTCGTAGGGTTTGGTGCTGGAGGACTTCCCAGCAGGGCCAGAAGATTGTGAAGATCTCaatggccatgatggaggTGGCAAGCCTACACGAAGTAGATGTCAGTTTGAGTTGTCCTTATGGAGGAGATGTTAAACGGGGCTGGGGTAGGTGGCTTGGACTTACCATTGGGGAGGAATCCAGTAGGCGTTAATAGGTTCCATAGCTGGGACATACAAGCTGACGAGCCACATAGGAGTGGCATGAAGGCTATGTCTTGGTTAGAGTGGAGTTTAGATTAATTACTTTTGTCAAGGGTGACtcacttggcaatacaacAAGCAATGGTCTGAGTCCTCCATCCCTGTGTGTCATTGATCCCACGAGACTGCCAGAGGATGTAAGGAGCGACGATCCATGCCCAGACAAATTGCCAGAATACAGAAGGCCACCTAGTAGTAGAGGTTCAGTATATTGGAGGCCATTTAATGAAGGAGAGTATGCTTACCATTCCCAACCTTTGCCCATCTGAGACTTTTCGTACTCCTTAGAACCCGGATGGACTTCAGTACCTGCAACACCCCAGCTGGGATGGAACTTCTTGGAGATGCACCACATGATGATTGTGAGGATGAACTGTCCATGTTAATTTGGTACACAAGGTGTCGCGAATAGAGGTGAATGCATACCTGTACAATCATGCCCAACCCAATTGTCACGAGAATCTTCTTGGTGTAACCCAGGGCCTGAAATTTTCCAAGCCAAGAGTCCCGTCTCGCACGAGGCCTGCTATAGGTATTCTCATCCGAAGCGAATAGCTCCTTCTGGTGCTTGGCGACGTGCAAAAAGCGGCTATTCGAGGCGTGAAACAAGGCGATACCGATAGGGAAATAAATACTCATGATCCAGTACTCGCCCCCGGGAGTGAATAGTGGGAAGTAGACATAACCAGTCTGAACGGCGCCCCAGTAGATGTGGAGCATTATTATGGCGACAAAGGTAAGTGGAAGGTCGCGAATTCGAAGCATGGGCATGTCGCGATGGCGCCAAAGGAAGGCCATGCCGCTGACAACGATGAAGGTCCAGATGAAGGTCCAGACAATCCAGAAGATGCCCAGCCCATCGAGGTTGGGCTCTGGCATAGAGGAGTAAGCCATTGTTGAAGCGAcgataaaaaagaaacagcGGTAGGGATCGATGTGTGTTCGACACTAGAGAGAAAGGGAAGTATAATATAGTCAAGTATAGTTTTTTATCTTGTAAGGAACATGGTTGGAAGAAATGCACGATGCCGGGCAGCGCACACAATATTCAAGGTCGGGGTTCGGCACTTAGGTAAGCTTGGGGAGGGGAGACTGATCACTAGGTAGTGCTAGCGGCAGTCTTTTACGGATCAGTCGATCTTCCTCTCTCTGCCTGTCCGATcattgttgatcttggccCTACTAAGATAGGGCTACTCTCTGATCCTGGACGTAAGGAACCTTGCAAGTCCCCATTGGTCGACTCATAGTTCGGAATTAATTGTTCACCAGACGGTGCACAGATGAGGAACGTGCTCTTTACTGTACACTAACAGGAGGTAGTCCTTGGTTCATCAGAATTGAACTGAacgtgaatggattaacaGGTAGTCAGGTAATTGAAATGGACCCTGGCGAACAGATGGGTTCCTTTGTTTGTAAATTGCAGATCGACGGTTCTCGTCATTTGATCTGTCATTATGCATGTCTTGTCATCGGCCACATTTTGTGTCTCTCTACCCTTCTGTGACTGTAGCCATGACGAAGAATGATTGGGGGCTCTATCTAGTCTTTTGATGGGCAGCCACCGAGGCTAGTAAACTTTCTTTTAAATCGGTCGTAAAGTAAGAGACAAAAAGGCTTGTGTTTGTGTGCGTTATGCTCCCTCAGCCGGAAAGATCTTGTCTTGAGCTGTCACAAACAAACGTCTCCCAGGTCAAGCAAGATTAGGTCAGTATTTGACGTGGTGTGGTTGATGGCTGGTGATAATTGACAGTAGAAGACACCGCTCTCTGTTATCAATCTTCCTTACTTCAGAAGATGACTCTCCGTCTCCCTTGCACGATCCAGAGTGACAGAGACTGAAGAGAGGCAACGTGAGTGAGGCCTACTACGATGCATGTTTTACTGGACTAGGCGCTGTATCCACTGTGATTAAATACAGTAGCTTGGGACTGGGCTAGTCACCGTTGGTTCCTGGCCTGCAGGCGTCGGGTTCACCTGGATAAGGTTATGAGCTGATGTTTGGTTATGGGCAGAGACTGTAACATGACTTAATCTGTTTAACTTTCTGATCGATGTAATTGTCCAGAAAAAAGCAATAACAACTGCGAAATCTATCGGGGGTTACATTTTATCATCCCCGTATGCATCTCCTCGGAAACGCGATAGACGAACAGCTGAAGTGGATCAAGGGGTTACATTGGACAGTTATAGTGGAAGGCCCAGTATATATGAGCCACTGTAACTTCCAGCCAGCCTCTGTCACTATCACTATGTTCCATGATCCGCTCTAACATGTCTCAAATCTGTTACTGTCATTATTAGAACAGGTGTTCatctcctttcttttttttcttccttttcccccTCACTCAAGATACCCACTTCATGTCTGACAGTAGCTGCCAACGTGGTCCGCACCTAGAGTCTTGTCTAGCAAAGAAAGACCCCAGTCTGGCTGGATTGTGGCAGATTTTATTACGATCACCCACTCTCGATAGCCTACCAACACGCCAGTGCAGATTAAAAGACCCAGTCTAAAACAACTACGCGCTAAAGGAGAAGATGATCAACACAAGTCTTGTCGTCATAGCCCTATTTGAAGCAGTCATCTGTTGTACCGGCGTCAAACCCTCCATCATCGTGTCCGTCCGTCTTCTCATTTGCTGCCCAATGCTCTTTTGACATAACGGCTATTCTATGCTACAGTAGAGTCAGAGCGCACAGTCATTAGTCAGGTCCTCACTGTTTGACTCAAACATGGTGATACGTGGAAACGTATTCATGGCAGCACAAAACTCGTTTTGTTGTGCTATCCCAATGCTTGAATGCATTGTGCCTCTCTACACTACAATGCCCCTTCTCCCCTCTGCCCCTGCAGCCGAATTTTTGCCTACGGCGGTGCACCTGGTGCTTTGGTAGCACCTTGTGGGCTCTCCAGGAGATTACCGTGGAGAGAGATCGGCATTGCAACATCAAATAACTCACGGGTTTTTTTCCGCTCCATGCGTCTCGAAAACAGAGGGGGGAACACGTACGCCATTGGAGGAAATATCTATTTGTGCCTGAAGCTGGAACTGAAGCAACAGGTACTGCAAACTTTCAGGGTCACATAATGTTGGTCGTGCTTAGACATGCCACCAGTGGGCAAACGACGTACAAACAAGCCAGGGATACAAGTCGATCAGGATTCAGCGTTGCAAATCCTCTGAAATTCATGCAAATTCGCATCCAATAACTCGTCAACCCCACTGGTTGACATGATGTATGTATCTATGTATGTCACTTCCGACACAATCTTGCTGAGTCGGCGATACAACCCTCATCCTTGTGCTGTCACAGCCCAAGACTGGACAGCTTACCCTATAGTCGTATAGGGTGGATCCGTAgcacgtggcgatacgttatcgcCAGAGATATAGCTCCCCGCCTGACAGAACCTTCacgtagctcctcgagctacgtcttgtcaatagagcctgacctgcctgcagtgcctatctcAATAGAACCGATTCCGCcagaagcgttccccgttcacctcctgtattcccgagaccagcccgtgacatGTGCCAGCTGTTATGGGGGAGGGTAACAAGAGGAAAGGATCAGCAGTgctgttgaatgttggagggttcaccctcagctttaggattaaggtttaggattaaagtttgaaatcctaaacttagatcataggactttcatctaggactttcatctaggactttcatctaggactttcatctaggactttcatctaggactttcatctaggactttcatctaggactttcatctaggactttctaggactcaagtcctagaaggaaccagccgaagatataaggtctcaatagtccttcgatttcgagaggatgaagGAATACACACGattcaccttaatatctgacaagTGCAGAGCCGAAATATGTCGGAGACACTACAAAGCCAATGCCGGTACTGGcagttttgttttttgttaCTACTTACGGAATCAGTTTCTCGGGAAGAACAATTCCGTGTAATATACAGCGATAGTATCGTATATTTCACAATCAACATTTTCTGGTGTGATAAaccaggcttcagccgctgaagatgggacgctggacacttggagaagttggccttcaagcaggcctgtcgcagggacaagcgaggctgggagATGGTGTGAATTTAGGACAATAAGGAGTCATTCGGGCCAATCTGTGGCTGGCTAAAAGGCAACTTCGCATAAATGCGCTGTCTAGCATAGTTCGATGAGCTGAATAGATGTAATAACAGGCATTAAGCCCCGGGCCAGTTGGAAATCACCAAGAGCTTAAAGGACCCCCTGCCTGACTTGCTATGGACCCAACCATCCGTTATCAATCAGCAGCTCACTCAAAGCTTTATAAGCCTTTCACGCCATTTTAACATCACAAGGCGCTGCTGACCATCTAGGTCATGCAAGCGGTCGAGTGTTTTATAAGTAGAGCGTCGACCCTTGGATGACCGGCTGGCTTCAGTGTCACACAGCAATATGAGAACTCTAGTGCGCACACGATTGTCTGGTTGAATGACTTCTTATTCCCCTCCCCTCATCCTTATATTGACCAGGCCTGTTGCCAGTTATCGCAGGGGGTTAGGTGTTATGAAGGCACTGCTAGTAAATAAATACAATACAGGCGATTCGCACAAACACGACGATTAGTGCCTGGGACCGGTAGAAGATACCCTAACTTCAGGACTTACGCGGCAGTAGTGAAAATATACGGCTGACTATACGACAATACTTGTCCCAACGGGTTTTAAAGGAGAAATACCCACACCCACGCCGCCCTGACCTGGTTCGATATCGTCCCCTCGTTGAGATTCGgcgtttaatattaattctcGCGTTCCTTTGTCTTCCTTACACGTCATTAACCATATGGTGAGGGTTTTTATAAAGATGATGAGACACTGCCAAGATGCTGGCAGGTAGGTTTTCTTTCCCGTCGCTTCCAGTACCAGTAATaggagagaaaagaagaggctTAAGAAGCCGATCATAGGCCAGATGTAGGCCACCCGCATATAGAGTCTCACGACTGTAGCAGTAGGGCTCCGTTCGCCGTCCTGTTGCAGATACTGAGCGAGGAAGAACTGTACAGTGACGAAAAGAAGTTAAGGTGCGAGCAGGTTGCAACCGAGAACACAATCTGGACCTCACGGCTGGCCAAAACCCAAGTGCCAACGGCCAATATGGCGATTTGACAAAAGAGTAGAACCCAAAAGACGATAATACCCAAGGATGTGATGACCCGCCATCGGAAGAGGACAATATAAAAATTGTTATTAAGCTTGTTTCGAAGCGGGTAGATCAGATAGATTATCTGTCGGTATATAAGCGGatgaacagcaacagcaaaggggGGTAGTATATACCTCATAACTCAATGCGGACAATAGCGCTGCGATCCTTCCGAAGCAAGTGACCGCGTATATATCGTTTCTGAGCCCTGTAGCGAGGCCACCTATAATTCCAAATATGTAGATGCACGAATTCGAAGCCCAATACACATTTCTATGAGCAGACCTCTGGACTCTAAGAGGCCGGCTAGCATGAGAGAGACAGAAGAATAGGAGTGAAAGCAAGAGCGAAAAGATCGTATTCGTCACTGTGGAGGTCTCGCTCATCACTTTGACTCAAGAGTTCCACCCACAGGCGCACAAACACTCGATGAATCATGTATGCCAAGGTAGGTTAAAGTTTGACCTGGGAAAAAGTCTGATGCCACACGAGTTAAGTGTTGTTCTAGCGCCGATAAAGTCTTTCTCGGCTCAGGGGCTTTTCTCCACCTGTCTCTTTGTCTTGGAAAGCTGAAGCTACTCGCTGGTTAATAATAAGCCGTTGGTTGTTGGCTCCGATGGTTATTATAGTATCTAAAAATAACAAATAGCAAACGGAAATAACTGCTTAGGGTGGTCTATCTAGACCCAGTCAAGTTCTTGCTTGGGTCAGGCCAAGGCGCTATTTGTGCTGATGAAATGTTTACATTAATTCAGTCTTGAGTTTTGCTTGAGATCCACTATGAGGGGAAGGGATGTCTCCACAAGCttcacttttttttctttccttttccccGCTGTAGCTAGGTAATACTCTTTTTGTTCCTTGAGACACGACTAGTGAAGATCTGATCTGCAGACTGTGGGTACATGCGCATACTGATAGACCGACTCCGAGGATCTGGACATCTATTTACGAATGATTGTCGATTGAATTATCACATTCCAGGCGTAGACGGTTTGATAATAAGAATCCGTGTCACTCGCAGACAGTTTCTGTTTCAGGATATATGCTTCACTGTGATTGGTCAATGAAAGTTATTCTGAATGTTTGCTCATCACTCTGATTGACACGGCCGGGATTGGCCGATCTTCCAGGGTTAAGGCGGGAGCAGACTTTCCCAATCGAGTCTTGGTTGGGCTTACGAGCCCACGTGTTAACTAGATTAAACTTTTGGAATAAACTGCCGTTTAACCGGACTCTCGGGCGGGCGAGGGGAAGTCTATGGACAGCCAACGAATCAGCCGAGCGTTACAAGTGGCTTCTCTGCAATATCTTAGTGAGGGTTATAGCGGGTACTAAACCTCGTAACCCTTGTGGTCCGAAACACTTAGTATAGTTAGTCTCGCGATCAGACGTGCACTGACTGGATTCTAAAGCTGAAAGTGTTCAAGTGTCATGGTGTCACGTCGAGTGTCCCTGCAGATGATATCATTATATATCTGGGGACGACCGCCCCCTTGGGAAGGTTAAGAGGAAGGTGTGTCTCCTGCATGTATCGTAAACAAGCCTTCTGTCCCCGTCTGGCTTGACTTGTCGTTTTTGTCACATTACAATGATGCTGTTTCGCAGTCTTTTGGCCTGCCTTGTGGCAACATtgcctttggctttggctcgGGACTATGCCCTTTCTGCATTGTCAACACTGCCGGAATGTGCTGTAAGCGCTCatttttcttgtcttgggAATCGCTAACATCCAAGCTAAAATGCATGATTAACTCAATCGAAGCCTCAATTTGTGAACTCGGGGATACAAAATGTACATGCACGAATGCTGCGCTTCAAGCAGAAGTTGAAAAGTGTGTCTTGTCATCTTGTACAGTCTCGGAATCTATGAGTATGTCCAGAAGTCAATGTATAATACATCTACTCACATCATCTAGGTACCAAGAACACCACCTTAACAGCATGCAGCGCGCCTGTTCGAAACCGCAGAAACCAATTCGTTTCCTTGAATGCTGTAATGGGGATCTTTTCAGGCCTCTTTGTGCTCCAACGATTCCTAACGAAGCTCTTCATTAATCTCCCTCTTGGCCTCGATGATCTATTTATTGTCTTGGTTATGTGTGCTGCTGTCCCGTCTAATATCATCAACGCATACGGTCTGGCTCCTAATGGCATAGGCCGCGATATCTGGACTATAACACCCCAGCAAGTCACTAACTTTGGCCGGTATTTTTATATCATGGCTATCCTATATTTTTCCCTACAGACCTTCCTCAAGCTGTCtatgattttctttttattgcGGATCTTCCCCACAAAAGGCGTTCGAAAAAGTCTCTGGGCCACGGTCATATTTACATCGATTTTTGGCCTGGTTTACGTCTTTATCACTATCTTCCAGTGCAGGCCTATCAGCTATTTCTGGACAAAGTGGGATCACACACATACTGGAACCTGTATTCATATGAACACTATCACATGGTCTAGCGCATCTATCAACATTGCGCTTGACATTTGGATCTTGGCTATTCCTCTTTCACaattgaagaagatgaattTGGATTCGAGGAAGAAAATTGGCGTAGGTATTATGTTTAGCATTGGCATTATGTAAGTGTTCCTCGTATCTGTTTTATTTATCACTAACCTTTCCCAAGCGTCACCATAATGAGCATCCTTCGGCTTACCGCCACCATCCGAGCGGGCACAGGGATGGGCTCAAATAACCCGACATGGGAATACCTTGCTGTTACCAAATGGTCTACTATCGAATGCAGCGTCGGAATTATGTGCGCCTGCATGCCCTCTCTCCGTATGCTTCTCGTCCAAATCTTCCCCAAGGTGTTTGGCACATCTCGGCGCGGCTACCAAGCCTATGATAAGTATGGCAGCAACAAGCCTACTAATGGAGGTACGAATGCAAGCCGATCCCGTTTGCGAGCACAATTTGGTACAACTTCTCATGTCGACAAAACACCTCCATCAAGTATCGACCCTGTTGGTATTACTTGCAACCGCACATATGAGGTGGAATATGGCCAAACGGATGAGATGCATCTTGTGCCTATGAGGGATATAGACATGGGCTGGCATGGTGAAAGGTCTCAAACGTCTCAGGCATGATTTAAAACTTTGGTTTAATTCGAATATTGTTCGCACGAACCGTgatagtttttaataatgAGAATCGATATCACACCAAATGTGAAAAcaggctggcggtccattccatttccatccacgcaGCCTCTTGTAGAATGGATGGGCGTCCATGTAGGCCCACCGtggatggaatggatggaaatggacgctaagagtgggcccgtggaatggatggacgtggaaatggaaatgcgtGGACGCTATAAAGGGACAATACACGTGATCCTCCCACCTGTTGCCTCCCGGGCCTCTGCAAAGCTCATTTCAGCTAACACATCAGTCCCTGGCACCTTTATATCCTCAAGGAGCTTCTCAGTGCTCTTCATATAGCCTCCGCAATGccatgacctcaccgtcTGTGTCATCCCGATCGTACTAGCGTCCAGCCTGGCACGATCGTCACGAACCATTCGACCACACGTTGAGAAGAGCCTCTCAACATCGGCAGACATAGGAAGGACGGAGAGCACATCGAGAGCCATCTGTGACAGGcgattaagaggcgattcatcatgaATCGctcaccaaaatggagattTTCGCTTAAACTTTTAGGCTGGATCGTCTGAGGCTCGATCGAGTAGCTAATTGGttaaaaataaccccaaccccacacttggggttagctagcgtcAGCTTGGGGTTACGTGACGCGACTGTAACATTTACATTCTACGACAACTGTAACATTTACGACCCCCAGGTTTAACTGTCCGTGGCTGATCTGTAATCCATCTACACTGCATTTTTAACCCTATCTTAGCATCCAGGCAGAAATGCCAGCGATTCTAATTGCAAACACATAGTTAAGAAAAAGGGCACTAATGAAAGTATAGCGATTCCATTTAACATAAACGGAATCGCTGCACCCCTAAAGCTTCAGTCgataaaatgcatttcaagtggATGCATTAATTCATTATACTGAGGGAAGCTTATGTCTGGCTTGCCGGCCTGCGAAAGTCAATTTTGTGGCATTGCGACCGGTTCAaagttcaattcaattcatcgATTGAAGTTGAATCGAGACCAGGATTTGGCCCGCCAGGTTAGTCATCAGCCCCTGTAGAgcggcggccaatacatgatgggcacctaggtgcccaaataaccttgggcatcccccctagggcacgcaatattattggctcaaaattccccacactttgacaaagcactaaagcctcagccggccttcatgactcgtacggcaggtacaacagcactaacacctgagattgtgttaagacatttgcttcatcgactcaactacaacaccgtcattgatacctggagatgatattgcattggaattaaacgtatatggaccaaagaatatagtcacttcctatctaataatcaagtcgttttgcgcgctggattgacatgtgtgctgtgctcttactcctcacagggcggtctttggatcagttttcatgctgtcgactctgcaacgctccgtggacctatagaatcgtgttcaccgcaaaataatgtgttcaagactttaatcacccattaacccacagttaggctacagctgtatctttgagctcatcccccgcctatctgtcccgcaacagctctccaaagtagccctaaccgtcctgttgtaggctatgtattggtgccacgcTTAGTCAGGCGGCGCACCTGGGTGCGCAActttatttgggcacctaggtgcccatgtattggccgccgtATGGTTTGGTTTGACCCCCCATACCAGACCATACCAGACCATTCCGATCACTGGTGTAATGCGACAACTCATGGATGCTCACCCACCAAGCTACTTCTCAAATCTCATCTTGACGATCGCCGGCCTGGAATAGTAATGGATTTCGATGTACTGCGGCATATTGTTTTTCATCATTCAATACTTGATTCGTCATCCTCACCATGTGGTTTCGTCAATGAGGTTTTGCGTCTTCTTACGTTTGAGGCCCTTGACATGACCCATACATGCTGCACTTTCGAAGCTATTGACGAGGTCGTCAGGGATTTAATCACTACAGCAAGCCAAGAGCCTGCCGCGATATTCAGTTGCAGGACGGAAAAGGTTCAACAAATTCGTTCATGCGCCGAGGAAGTATTGAGCGCACGTTTACTCGAAGACTTGATGTCAGAGTTCACGCCACAGTTGATGAAACAACCCCCATGCCctatcccagctgcatggcggatacagctctgaatccaatggctttcccatattaaaaaaaaagacgctaatgaaatgacgacctgaatccattgcaccccaacggattcaggtcacccataagtttttatcagtaaaatgcatttcaagtagatgcatcgatttattactttgagggaagcttatatatggcttgccagccttcgaaaatcattttgcggcattgcgactggtttgaagtttgagtcaattgatcaattgaagttaACAGACCGGGATCCAGCAGGCCACATTAGTCATCAGACACAGCCAAGGTTCAGCAGTAGCCATTAGTCATCCATGAGGTCAAGGCAAGGGTAAAGAGGCAGACAACAATTAAGGTTTTGTATCATAGCAACAGCAGAGGTAAGTTTAACAGGGGTCCAAGGaggataagtaaatagttagaaaaacaaccagccatccatatcagataaaaaccaaagacatccagcCACAATGTTAccatttattaaattaaccgaGTACCCATTTGTGATTTGTACAGTATGCCGTTATGCATATGTCACCAAGGAGGTTGAATCGCATTTAAAGAAGCACCATAAGAGCATCAAAGCAGCAGTCAGAAGAGAGATTACCCAGCAAGTCAGGGATTTGCCCGGCATGATTGATG
Above is a window of Fusarium poae strain DAOMC 252244 chromosome Unknown contig_7, whole genome shotgun sequence DNA encoding:
- a CDS encoding uncharacterized protein (TransMembrane:7 (o15-37i49-71o83-100i145-164o199-218i230-249o269-287i)), whose protein sequence is MAYSSMPEPNLDGLGIFWIVWTFIWTFIVVSGMAFLWRHRDMPMLRIRDLPLTFVAIIMLHIYWGAVQTGYVYFPLFTPGGEYWIMSIYFPIGIALFHASNSRFLHVAKHQKELFASDENTYSRPRARRDSWLGKFQALGYTKKILVTIGLGMIVQFILTIIMWCISKKFHPSWGVAGTEVHPGSKEYEKSQMGKGWEWWPSVFWQFVWAWIVAPYILWQSRGINDTQGWRTQTIACCIANLHATPMWLVSLYVPAMEPINAYWIPPQWLATSIMAIEIFTIFWPCWEVLQHQTLRQETLDSIAQWQLNKRLSLMGGSGKSSTSGESILTMEALEYVLERNPEPLQQFSALRDFSGENIAFLRAVTEWKSSLPPSVRDPENIKGPAVQELVRERFNSALRIYTNFISPRDAEFQINISFQQQCKLETVFENSARTLFGDKGTVDPALPFETFQMTTTANKAKSSGASLNGSETVIMSTESANDSGS
- a CDS encoding uncharacterized protein (TransMembrane:3 (o6-26i38-60o80-100i)), with amino-acid sequence MNTITWSSASINIALDIWILAIPLSQLKKMNLDSRKKIGVGIMFSIGIIVTIMSILRLTATIRAGTGMGSNNPTWEYLAVTKWSTIECSVGIMCACMPSLRMLLVQIFPKVFGTSRRGYQAYDKYGSNKPTNGGTNASRSRLRAQFGTTSHVDKTPPSSIDPVGITCNRTYEVEYGQTDEMHLVPMRDIDMGWHGERSQTSQA